The Changchengzhania lutea genomic sequence ACAGCGATAATTCCAAAAATACCTATCGCATTATTTGCGAGAGGCCCAGGAGCTACCGGAGGGGCGTCGCCATTGCTTAGAAAAGCTTGTGCCTCTGGAGATTTTAAATACACAGCATATAACAAGGCTGCGGCAATCCACGCCATATAATGGCCCACATACATGCCTGCAGCAGTTGTCCAACCAGCTTTTGCTTTTTTAGCAAAACGAAAAACAGATAAATCAGACATCCCAACATGCATCGCACCATTGGCAAACCAAGACCAAATAACAACATGCCAAAAAGTGAATTTTGTTTGCCCAGGAAACGGCTCAGAACCTTCGCCCCATATATTCCAAAAATCAGAGAAACTAGTAACGTTTAATTGATTTAAAGCGACAATACCACAAGCTATAAAAGCCACCACAATAAATGGGGACATCCAGTTAGCAGCTTTTGTTACGGTGTCATAACCACGAGCAGCAATAATAGATATCACAGCACCAATTAAAATGACAATAATAACCCATGTTAAGCTATTGGGCATGGTGTCTGTTAATTTTGGCATGGCCATATCAAATGGAATACCTACGGCGGTAGCAGAAACCGTTATCATCGCGCCGGCAAGAAAGCAAAATAAAATGCCGTTGGCCAGATTGTAACCCGTGACCAACTTTTTGCCACAAATTTTTTCCAATTGAAAATATAGAGTGAGTCTGTTTTTTACAGCGATTTCAGCTGTTAAAAAACGCCAGCTCAAAACAGCTAGAAGATTTCCAATTAATAGACCAACAATAAGATCAAAAGCGCTAACCCCTGCTGTTAAAAACAACGGGCCAATCATAAACTCGGTTCCAGCAGCATGTTCGCCGGCATACATGCCTATAAAACTTTTCCAACCCTTAAGTTTTGATTGGGGAACAGGAGTTCTTTCAAACTCCCCACCTGCAATGTCTTCAATTATATCTTCTTCAATACTTACTTGGCTCATATAGTCTGGTTTTATCTAGATATTCGTAGCTTATAAAAATTATTTTATTAAATGGTATGGAAAATCCGAGGTGTTTTCACAACAAATTTGTTCCATAACTTGTTGTAATTCTGTCTTTAATAAAGATATCGTATGGTTGCCACCTTTTTTGCCAAGTGCTGAAACACCATACATAAAAGAACGTCCCATAAAAGTGAATTTAGCACCACTGGCCATAGCTCTTGCAACATCAGGACCTGAACGGATACCGCTATCCATCATCACTTCTATTTGGTCACCATATTTTTCGGCAATGGTTGGTAATGGCTTAATAGTGGATTGTCCTGCATCTAATTGACGGCCGCCATGGTTGGAAACAATAATACCATCAATCCCAAGTCTGATAGCTTCTTCTGCATCATATTCTGAGGCTACGCCTTTTAAAACCAATTTACCTTTCCACATATCGCGAATGGGCTTTATTTTTTCTTCATTTAATCTACCGCTAAAGGTTTGATCCATAAACTTACCTAGTTGTTTTAAATCTAATCCTTTAGGCATGTATGGTTTCAAAACCTCAAAACTTGGTATACCATGCTTTAGCGTTTGTAAACTCCAATGTGGTCTGCCAAATGCTTGTAAAATATTAGTTAAGTTCATTTTAGGAGGCATGGCCAATCCGTTTCTAATATCTCTGGGTCGGAAACCAAACGTAGGAACATCGCAAAGAATAACCAAAACTGGACATTCCGCAGCCTGTGCCCGTTTAATAATATCATCTCTTAATCTATCCTCTGTTGGATGATAAAGCTGAAACCAGGCTTTTCCTTCTGTAAGTTCACCCGCTCGTTCTATACTTGTGGTAGTAACCGTACTTAGAACAAACGGAATATTATGCTCAAAAGCGGCTTTAGCTAAAATTTCTGGTGAATTGGGCCAAATAAGCCCTTGCAGCCCAACGGGTGCTATGCCAAAGGGCGCATCATATTCTATACCAAATAATTTGGTTTTTAGCGAAGAACCATGGTGATCCCGAAGATAATTGGGTTTCAATTGAACTTCTCTAAGTTCCGATGTATTACGATGTAAATTAACGTCTTCATTACAACCACCATCCAAATATTCAAAGGCAAATTTTGGAATTTTTTTTTGAGCTTTGGTTCTTAAATCATTAATAGACGGGTAACGAGTATCGAATTTTAATTTCATAATGTTATTTAATTATAAAAGGGACATGTTTTTTGAGTGCATAATTTTGTTTTAAAAATTTTGAGTTTAATTTATTGTCTGAGATTGAAATGGCTGCCCCCAAAGCAGAACCTAGCGACGCATCTGTGGTACTTAGTTTTTTATCCCTAAAATAGTGTGATAAGAGTTTAATGTAAATATCGTTATTGCTAAAGCCACCGTCTATATATATTCTTTCGATATTGTTTTTCCCTAATGCTTTTTTTATACATTTAATTTGAAGAAGGACCAGCTCTGTCATTAATTGATGGTACGCATGTTCATATTTTTGATAGGACATTTGGGTTTTCTCTGGCATGTCTTCATCCGTGATACTTTCCCATTTGTAATAATGTTTAAAATCTTGAATGATTTCAAAATAAGTGTCAAAATCAAATTTGACCGAACGGTGATAGTCATCACTTACACCAAAATGCCTATCGAGTTTGGCAACTTGAATTTTATATTCATTACCTAAAAAAACACGTGTCGCCTTAACAGGTTTTCCGTTAATGCGCATGTAATTAATGGCACTGTTATCATCTGCTTCTGTAGCGATAGGGTTTTCAGTAAAGGGGTTAAAAACAATACTCCAAGTTCCTGTAGATACTAAAATAAATTTTTTCTTGATACTTTTTACATAAGGTAACAAAGCCGCTGAACTATCATGAATACCTACACCGATTTTAATACGTTTTCCATTATAATTCATATTTATGCTTGTTTCTGTAGAAACAATGGGTGGTAGGATTTTGTTAATATTTTCAGTGTAGACCCATTCATGATAATCTTTCTTCCCATAATCCCATAGGGCCGTGTGGCAACCAATACTTGTGTATTCACTTAACGGAATACCTGAGAAAATATAAGTAAGATACTGTGGCAGGTGTAGTGAATATTTGATTTTTTTAAAAACCTCTGGTTTAGTATATTTTAACCAATATAATTGAATACCAGAATTTAACATGCTTAAATCTGCACATCCTGTTTTTTTAAGGAATTCTTTTCTTGGACCATATTTTTCAAAGAAATCATCAACCAAATTTTGGTCAACAGGTTTTGTGTAATTATATAAGGGTGTTATAGGTTTTCCATATTCGTCTATATGCACAAAACTCGCTCCATAAGTAGAAAAATTTATGGCTTTTACATGATATTCTTTTGCTTCTAAAATTCGATGAAAAACCTCTTTGAGCCATGATTGTAAAGCGGGTAGGTTTTCGGTTGGAAATCCGTCTTCATCAGTGATTTCATCAAAATGAATGTATTCTTTATGGACTTCCTTGAAATCTTCATCAAAGAGAAAAAACTTTTTATTGGTTTTTCCAATATCGAAAACGGCCGTTACTTTTTGTTGCTTCCCCATATTTTAAAGCCCCGTGGCTACTGTGTTTTCCCCTCGTTCTTTAATCAGTGCCTTTCTAATACCCAAAGTGCGATATGAATCGATGGGACGTAATGCGCCACCACTATTTAGACGTGCTTTTTCAAGTAATGGCCTCACATCTGTTCTGTAAGCGCCTTGTAAAATCTCCTGACATTTAACGACATCATTATTAAGTTGAGCTGCTTTTAATTCCTGTTGGTCAATCAATAAGGCTTTTGCATAAGCCTCTTGAATGGCCTCCAGTGATTGAAGTAAATCTTCCAAGGGATCTTTAACATTATGGCTCGCATCAATCATCCATGCTAAATCTGGATTTTGTGGGTTGTTTTCCATCCCGTAAACCAATTCATTAAAAATCAGAAATAGGGCATAGGGTTTAATGCTTCCAACGGTCAGATCGTCATCACCATATTTGCTATCATTGAAATGGAAACCACCTAATTTGCCTTTCAGCATCAAAATAGAAA encodes the following:
- a CDS encoding purine-cytosine permease family protein — encoded protein: MSQVSIEEDIIEDIAGGEFERTPVPQSKLKGWKSFIGMYAGEHAAGTEFMIGPLFLTAGVSAFDLIVGLLIGNLLAVLSWRFLTAEIAVKNRLTLYFQLEKICGKKLVTGYNLANGILFCFLAGAMITVSATAVGIPFDMAMPKLTDTMPNSLTWVIIVILIGAVISIIAARGYDTVTKAANWMSPFIVVAFIACGIVALNQLNVTSFSDFWNIWGEGSEPFPGQTKFTFWHVVIWSWFANGAMHVGMSDLSVFRFAKKAKAGWTTAAGMYVGHYMAWIAAALLYAVYLKSPEAQAFLSNGDAPPVAPGPLANNAIGIFGIIAVVLAGWTTANPTIYRAGLAFQAILPKLSTAKVTILAGTVATIAGLFPAFAMKLLGFVALYGFILAPFGAIIVFEHFFHKKAGIVKNYAEVKKLSFNKSVFWAWAISFGLFYFISLQFDVFLSFVTLPAWLLCGILFIVFSKYSQKKNT
- a CDS encoding alpha-hydroxy acid oxidase, giving the protein MKLKFDTRYPSINDLRTKAQKKIPKFAFEYLDGGCNEDVNLHRNTSELREVQLKPNYLRDHHGSSLKTKLFGIEYDAPFGIAPVGLQGLIWPNSPEILAKAAFEHNIPFVLSTVTTTSIERAGELTEGKAWFQLYHPTEDRLRDDIIKRAQAAECPVLVILCDVPTFGFRPRDIRNGLAMPPKMNLTNILQAFGRPHWSLQTLKHGIPSFEVLKPYMPKGLDLKQLGKFMDQTFSGRLNEEKIKPIRDMWKGKLVLKGVASEYDAEEAIRLGIDGIIVSNHGGRQLDAGQSTIKPLPTIAEKYGDQIEVMMDSGIRSGPDVARAMASGAKFTFMGRSFMYGVSALGKKGGNHTISLLKTELQQVMEQICCENTSDFPYHLIK
- a CDS encoding FGGY-family carbohydrate kinase, whose protein sequence is MGKQQKVTAVFDIGKTNKKFFLFDEDFKEVHKEYIHFDEITDEDGFPTENLPALQSWLKEVFHRILEAKEYHVKAINFSTYGASFVHIDEYGKPITPLYNYTKPVDQNLVDDFFEKYGPRKEFLKKTGCADLSMLNSGIQLYWLKYTKPEVFKKIKYSLHLPQYLTYIFSGIPLSEYTSIGCHTALWDYGKKDYHEWVYTENINKILPPIVSTETSINMNYNGKRIKIGVGIHDSSAALLPYVKSIKKKFILVSTGTWSIVFNPFTENPIATEADDNSAINYMRINGKPVKATRVFLGNEYKIQVAKLDRHFGVSDDYHRSVKFDFDTYFEIIQDFKHYYKWESITDEDMPEKTQMSYQKYEHAYHQLMTELVLLQIKCIKKALGKNNIERIYIDGGFSNNDIYIKLLSHYFRDKKLSTTDASLGSALGAAISISDNKLNSKFLKQNYALKKHVPFIIK